A single genomic interval of Microbulbifer variabilis harbors:
- a CDS encoding SDR family NAD(P)-dependent oxidoreductase codes for MNRFFDINDQVAVITGGNSGIGLSTAKRFHKAGAHVIIAGIGSGDNAIRDIEGGDFVETDVSSESQVKELMNYAAEKFGKIDTLVNCAGINKGYETLLNVDCNDFGANYSVNTMGVVFGIKYATPHMKYGGSIVNVASAAAKSGVPYLAPYVASKWAVVGITQTAALELGAQNIRVNAICPTSVDTPMAQAEGGEPQLAMEKVAVPLGRIAHPDEIAALIHFLASHDCTFINGQAINVDGGFSAGLSISAFNKLAHT; via the coding sequence ATGAATAGATTCTTTGATATTAATGACCAAGTGGCAGTGATAACTGGAGGAAACTCAGGAATTGGATTGAGCACTGCAAAACGTTTCCATAAGGCTGGCGCTCACGTCATTATAGCGGGTATTGGTAGTGGGGATAATGCAATTCGGGATATAGAAGGCGGCGACTTTGTTGAAACAGACGTATCAAGTGAGTCACAAGTAAAAGAATTAATGAATTACGCAGCAGAAAAATTTGGGAAAATAGATACTTTGGTTAATTGTGCAGGCATAAACAAAGGATATGAAACGCTGCTTAACGTAGATTGCAATGACTTTGGGGCAAACTACAGCGTCAATACAATGGGAGTCGTTTTTGGTATAAAATACGCCACACCTCATATGAAGTATGGTGGCTCCATAGTCAATGTTGCTTCAGCCGCCGCAAAATCTGGCGTTCCTTACCTTGCTCCATATGTTGCATCAAAATGGGCAGTTGTTGGTATTACACAGACAGCAGCATTGGAGTTAGGGGCACAAAATATTAGGGTAAATGCCATATGCCCAACTTCCGTTGATACACCAATGGCCCAAGCAGAAGGCGGCGAACCGCAATTAGCTATGGAAAAAGTTGCTGTTCCTTTGGGACGCATTGCACATCCAGATGAAATTGCCGCTTTGATACATTTTCTAGCGTCACATGACTGTACCTTTATCAATGGTCAAGCCATTAATGTTGATGGTGGTTTTAGTGCAGGGCTTTCTATCTCTGCATTCAATAAATTGGCTCATACTTAG
- a CDS encoding SDR family NAD(P)-dependent oxidoreductase, with product MKKLSGKIAIITGATKQKGLGQAVAIKLASLGATVILAGREKSKDSLECNVKEIESSGWEATYIFIDMSKPDQIDNAVNDLADKFGRIDILVNNAGVGFGSAILNENENKDWDINYSINVKGALSMCKGVLKIMEKEGSGAIVNVASTAGIGVSAGMPYPYIATKHALVGATKALALEYADKGIRVNVVAPGAINTDMLQQAYAAIAEGEGISISQAAEQENSSIPLGRPAEPFEVAAAIAFLASDEASYITGVVLPVSGGLSPGI from the coding sequence ATGAAAAAACTCTCAGGTAAGATCGCGATTATAACTGGTGCTACCAAGCAAAAAGGGTTGGGTCAAGCTGTAGCAATAAAACTAGCCTCATTAGGAGCAACTGTGATCCTTGCAGGGAGAGAAAAGTCAAAGGATAGCCTTGAATGTAATGTTAAAGAAATAGAATCTAGTGGCTGGGAGGCTACATATATATTTATAGATATGTCAAAACCTGATCAAATAGATAATGCAGTTAATGACCTGGCAGATAAATTTGGTCGAATTGATATTTTAGTCAATAACGCTGGGGTTGGATTTGGATCCGCCATTTTAAATGAAAATGAGAATAAGGATTGGGATATTAATTACAGCATCAATGTAAAAGGTGCATTATCTATGTGTAAGGGAGTACTGAAGATAATGGAAAAAGAGGGTTCTGGGGCAATAGTCAATGTTGCATCTACAGCTGGTATCGGGGTTTCTGCGGGTATGCCATATCCTTATATAGCTACAAAGCATGCATTGGTAGGTGCAACCAAAGCTTTAGCTTTAGAATATGCAGACAAGGGCATAAGGGTTAATGTTGTAGCACCTGGTGCAATCAATACAGATATGTTGCAGCAAGCTTATGCGGCAATAGCTGAAGGCGAAGGAATTTCTATTTCTCAGGCAGCCGAACAAGAAAACTCATCTATACCGTTAGGGCGCCCAGCAGAACCCTTTGAGGTTGCTGCGGCAATAGCTTTTTTAGCAAGTGATGAGGCATCGTATATTACAGGTGTTGTATTACCTGTAAGTGGAGGCTTGTCTCCAGGAATTTAG
- a CDS encoding diaminopimelate decarboxylase family protein, with protein sequence MEYKYLNKFLSVRHGHLFIEDCDTVELAEKYGTPLFVVSENHLVKNLRSYRKAFESEWPEGKVRIMAAIKANPVTAIRKILTREGAGCDTFGKGELELALRGNVPLKDIAVNGSIKGREIISKAINLGIPIVLDSPIELLYCEQEAKFLKKKATVILRVKPWLKNLDLNSDFYPDRTIREMTQTVKYGIPHSELVDMIPQLKSSKWCDLIGVHTHAGRHSKKAAFWKALMRDYASLIGKISMLMGGDWVPRIVSVGGGFAASNDHETRVPVTDYETPTPKDYAKLITKQFRKSMQKLGLSTEGIVLEIEPGRALHNETAIHLTKVHNIKLERNYIARSWIETDTSECFLGIGSLNTNPPFDILLANRANSPEYAPYDVVGITCNYECIAEQVMMPEVAAKDILAFLNTGSYIETYACNFNALPRPGMLLVSGHKASWIKRPETQDEVFQRDIIPPWIN encoded by the coding sequence ATGGAATATAAATATTTAAATAAATTTCTATCCGTTAGGCATGGCCATTTGTTCATTGAAGACTGTGATACGGTTGAGCTTGCTGAGAAATATGGAACCCCATTATTTGTTGTATCAGAAAACCATTTGGTTAAAAACTTAAGATCATATAGGAAGGCATTTGAGTCTGAATGGCCTGAGGGTAAGGTCAGAATTATGGCCGCGATTAAGGCAAATCCTGTTACAGCAATACGTAAAATACTGACAAGAGAAGGAGCCGGTTGTGACACTTTCGGTAAGGGGGAGTTGGAGCTGGCTCTTCGAGGAAACGTTCCATTAAAGGATATAGCTGTAAATGGATCTATTAAGGGACGAGAGATTATAAGTAAAGCTATAAATCTAGGTATTCCCATTGTTTTAGATAGTCCTATAGAGCTTTTATATTGTGAGCAGGAAGCTAAATTTTTAAAAAAGAAAGCTACTGTAATACTTAGAGTCAAGCCCTGGCTAAAGAATCTTGATCTAAATTCAGATTTTTACCCTGATCGTACTATTCGAGAAATGACACAAACTGTTAAGTATGGTATCCCTCACAGTGAGCTTGTAGATATGATTCCACAGCTTAAAAGCTCGAAATGGTGTGATCTCATAGGCGTACATACTCATGCAGGACGCCATTCTAAGAAAGCGGCCTTCTGGAAGGCTTTAATGAGAGACTATGCATCACTTATAGGTAAAATAAGTATGTTAATGGGAGGGGATTGGGTACCGAGAATAGTTTCAGTGGGTGGTGGCTTTGCAGCCTCTAATGATCATGAGACCCGAGTCCCGGTAACGGATTATGAAACTCCTACACCTAAAGATTATGCAAAGTTGATTACTAAGCAATTTAGAAAATCAATGCAAAAGCTAGGTCTTTCAACCGAAGGGATTGTACTTGAGATTGAACCAGGAAGAGCACTCCACAATGAAACTGCTATCCATTTAACAAAAGTTCATAACATAAAATTGGAACGAAACTATATTGCCCGCAGTTGGATAGAGACTGATACCTCTGAGTGTTTCCTAGGTATAGGCAGCTTAAATACAAATCCTCCATTTGATATTTTATTAGCCAACAGAGCAAATTCACCCGAGTATGCTCCATATGATGTTGTAGGAATAACGTGTAATTATGAATGTATTGCTGAGCAAGTCATGATGCCAGAAGTTGCTGCAAAAGATATATTGGCGTTCCTCAATACTGGTTCATATATAGAAACCTATGCGTGTAATTTTAACGCTCTCCCTCGACCGGGTATGCTATTGGTGAGTGGCCATAAAGCTAGCTGGATTAAGCGACCTGAAACACAAGATGAGGTGTTTCAACGGGATATTATTCCTCCATGGATTAACTAG
- a CDS encoding MFS transporter, with protein sequence MSKVERSWFPMIVISLSNVMLYITTFGVNVLISPIVNDLQSTVSTLQAVIVSASLIGGALMVTAGRLGDKYGEKKIFSIGVAIYVLGMIIVILSPNTLIFIVGWAIIWPLGMVMVVPTSIALIMNYYHGSQRVLAFGVYGAVLSAVSALAPVIVGLIADNVNWRVSLSLSPIFGIITLLMAYSLPETEGDKTISIDVRSVILSTLGFGFFLVSTTLAGQYGWLWEKRPLVIAGNTITFGELSVVPIIYGVSLIAIFLFIVRCVRLKKQGKVPLLDLTLFKNISFSLGLFIGGFFFLVNAGFLFVVSVYLQAGVQMDSLSTALTTLPFTAILAILSFLTPPLGKKIAPKWILIFGAICMLLGIWLSGQLARMDMTPLVLLVPMIITGIGGGLIMAQYTGVTMMNVKPENSGAASGLTETMKEILGQGFAVAFAGSILFGSVYTSMADSYANIEGKTLSDRTRQEEVVKLEDIFNSISVPEEEKYVSELPEKIRLAYSDIVSRAANTGLKNALFSINIFLFLSLVLMFFLPNRILR encoded by the coding sequence ATGTCAAAAGTTGAGCGCAGCTGGTTTCCAATGATTGTTATTTCTCTGTCAAATGTGATGCTTTATATAACAACTTTTGGTGTAAATGTTCTTATATCTCCGATCGTAAATGACCTTCAAAGTACGGTTTCAACCTTACAGGCCGTTATTGTTTCTGCTTCGTTAATTGGTGGGGCATTAATGGTGACAGCAGGAAGGCTCGGTGATAAATATGGAGAAAAGAAAATATTTTCTATTGGAGTGGCCATTTATGTTCTTGGGATGATAATTGTCATTTTAAGCCCAAATACCCTTATTTTCATTGTAGGGTGGGCCATTATTTGGCCTCTGGGGATGGTTATGGTTGTGCCCACATCAATCGCTTTAATCATGAATTATTATCATGGTAGCCAGAGGGTGTTGGCTTTTGGGGTTTATGGAGCTGTTCTTTCAGCTGTATCGGCATTAGCTCCAGTAATTGTTGGTTTAATAGCTGACAATGTTAATTGGCGCGTATCACTTTCTTTATCTCCTATATTTGGAATAATTACTTTATTGATGGCTTATTCCCTTCCTGAAACAGAAGGCGATAAAACGATAAGCATAGATGTCAGAAGTGTCATCTTGTCGACGCTAGGTTTTGGTTTCTTCTTAGTAAGCACAACTCTTGCTGGGCAGTATGGTTGGTTGTGGGAGAAGAGGCCATTAGTAATCGCTGGAAACACTATTACCTTTGGAGAGCTGTCAGTTGTTCCAATTATTTATGGGGTGAGTCTAATTGCAATATTCTTGTTTATTGTTCGATGTGTTAGATTGAAGAAGCAGGGGAAAGTCCCATTGTTAGATTTAACCCTGTTTAAAAATATATCATTTTCATTAGGATTGTTCATTGGTGGCTTCTTTTTTCTGGTAAATGCGGGGTTTCTATTTGTTGTTTCTGTATATCTACAGGCTGGTGTTCAGATGGACTCGCTCTCAACGGCCCTAACAACATTACCATTCACAGCAATTTTAGCGATATTATCATTTTTAACTCCACCCCTCGGAAAAAAAATTGCACCAAAATGGATTCTGATTTTTGGTGCAATCTGCATGCTCCTGGGAATATGGTTATCCGGGCAGTTGGCCAGAATGGATATGACACCTCTTGTGTTGCTAGTTCCTATGATTATTACGGGAATAGGGGGCGGATTAATAATGGCCCAATATACGGGAGTTACGATGATGAATGTTAAACCTGAAAATAGTGGAGCAGCGTCAGGTTTAACTGAAACTATGAAAGAAATATTAGGGCAAGGTTTTGCTGTTGCTTTTGCGGGTTCTATACTTTTTGGATCCGTATATACAAGTATGGCAGACTCGTATGCCAATATAGAGGGAAAAACCTTATCAGATAGAACTCGCCAGGAAGAGGTTGTCAAATTAGAAGATATATTTAATAGTATCTCTGTCCCTGAAGAAGAAAAGTATGTCTCAGAGTTGCCAGAAAAAATCAGATTAGCTTATTCAGATATAGTTTCGAGAGCCGCAAATACTGGTCTGAAAAACGCCCTTTTTTCTATAAATATATTTTTATTTCTTTCATTGGTATTGATGTTTTTTTTGCCTAACAGAATCTTGAGGTGA
- a CDS encoding arginase family protein, which produces MSKRNYPYPEMSKEKKARLQDLWKHSRSSDGIDPEVASHLQRMGKMGGVGLEVVGNLNKDYLGGFMSPYSRDCKNADLVIVGQPLEKAAPMNASHKYGPKVLREFSKNAMGTIEPNPDGGWDIPFDTCRIIDYGNIDTYGRFDLSDEVSKIIQEYEKIVLDNDCVTFTWGGDHTISYAPINVLGRKFGPLSLIHFDAHYDLVTFADFNYPYHSGNQFTKNMAEGYLDPERMITMGIRGRMTALVGGHAKNFGVTTYTADQVFELGTDKIAERILEVVGDGPTYFTLDLDSLDATDNASNSAVEPFGLKSRQIWDIIRYLRKNGDIDLVGADVCEYAPYLDSTHRDAYIACGISWKLLCWLADCVAKRKGEKQKTEWPLAMGKASL; this is translated from the coding sequence ATGAGTAAAAGGAATTACCCTTATCCAGAAATGTCGAAAGAGAAAAAAGCACGTCTTCAGGATTTATGGAAACATTCTAGAAGCTCTGATGGGATAGACCCGGAAGTAGCGTCTCACCTACAAAGAATGGGTAAGATGGGCGGCGTTGGATTAGAAGTTGTTGGTAACCTAAACAAGGATTATTTAGGTGGCTTTATGTCGCCTTACTCTCGGGACTGTAAAAATGCAGACCTCGTAATAGTTGGCCAGCCCTTAGAAAAGGCTGCGCCGATGAATGCATCTCATAAATATGGTCCAAAAGTCCTTCGTGAGTTTTCAAAGAATGCCATGGGGACTATCGAACCAAATCCTGATGGAGGTTGGGATATACCTTTCGATACATGTAGAATCATAGATTATGGAAATATTGATACTTACGGGCGATTTGATTTGTCTGATGAGGTATCTAAAATAATCCAGGAATATGAAAAGATAGTTCTAGATAATGACTGTGTCACATTTACCTGGGGTGGTGATCATACAATTAGCTATGCACCAATTAATGTTCTCGGCAGAAAATTTGGCCCATTAAGTTTGATTCATTTCGACGCGCATTATGACCTGGTAACCTTCGCGGATTTTAACTATCCATATCACTCTGGCAATCAATTCACAAAAAATATGGCAGAGGGATATCTCGACCCAGAACGTATGATAACTATGGGTATCCGGGGAAGGATGACAGCCTTGGTTGGTGGACATGCAAAAAATTTTGGCGTAACTACTTATACTGCCGATCAAGTATTTGAGCTGGGGACGGACAAAATTGCAGAAAGGATTTTAGAGGTTGTTGGAGATGGACCTACATATTTCACTCTAGATCTCGATAGCCTTGACGCTACGGATAATGCTTCCAATTCAGCGGTGGAGCCCTTTGGACTAAAGTCTAGACAAATATGGGACATTATTCGATATCTCAGAAAAAATGGAGACATTGATCTTGTTGGTGCTGATGTATGTGAATATGCTCCATACCTAGACTCTACACATAGAGACGCATATATAGCATGCGGTATTAGTTGGAAACTGCTCTGTTGGCTGGCGGATTGTGTAGCTAAGCGTAAGGGAGAAAAACAAAAGACTGAATGGCCTTTAGCTATGGGTAAGGCAAGCCTGTGA
- a CDS encoding Ldh family oxidoreductase: protein MNADAQTRKTSGDFLSYCIRRIWKAEGASDEHCNAVANALMIGIFQGKLNQGLGVYEAIDLTHKMGMLDIKAEPEIVDEGPTWASIDGKRSSGYYTMTKVAQTAIKKAKEQGISIVFAHNHNDAGSFGAYTWLAHQADCVAQASNNSVPMCSPLGGMGNTIAVPPLDAIGPSGEQPPVWMSTKLCEWYDADTAQAVLQGTKLKYNAVIDPDTGELGNDLAPYAIPVEGYGRVYDQTCFQNLHEPRVYMLNLWNELLTGIINPRGIITPEVPTLADFINGKAQATSVGGSYYICIDPSKFGPISEVKAKSDRFAKAIQNTPPLPGGRNCRMPGGTGWKKLNQKSDEVEVLESHWVPFFETQAGRHGWSEESLKKEWEAQRE, encoded by the coding sequence ATGAATGCTGATGCACAAACGAGAAAAACAAGTGGAGATTTTTTAAGTTACTGCATTAGAAGGATATGGAAAGCTGAGGGGGCAAGCGATGAGCACTGCAATGCGGTGGCAAATGCATTAATGATCGGAATATTCCAGGGCAAACTAAATCAGGGACTCGGTGTTTATGAAGCCATAGATTTGACCCATAAAATGGGAATGTTGGATATCAAAGCTGAACCTGAGATCGTTGATGAAGGTCCTACTTGGGCATCAATTGATGGTAAACGCTCATCTGGATACTATACGATGACGAAAGTTGCCCAGACTGCGATCAAAAAAGCAAAAGAGCAAGGCATTTCAATAGTATTTGCTCATAATCATAATGATGCTGGCAGTTTTGGCGCATACACGTGGCTTGCTCATCAAGCCGATTGTGTAGCACAAGCGTCGAATAACTCTGTACCCATGTGCTCCCCACTGGGCGGTATGGGAAATACAATTGCCGTACCGCCGCTTGATGCCATAGGCCCAAGCGGAGAACAGCCACCGGTCTGGATGAGCACGAAACTGTGTGAGTGGTATGATGCAGATACTGCACAGGCTGTTTTGCAAGGTACCAAGCTTAAATATAATGCTGTAATTGACCCGGATACAGGTGAGCTGGGTAATGATTTGGCTCCTTATGCAATTCCAGTCGAGGGATATGGTCGTGTATATGATCAGACCTGCTTCCAGAATCTTCACGAACCCCGGGTTTATATGCTGAATCTATGGAACGAGTTACTAACAGGCATCATAAATCCTAGAGGTATCATAACCCCAGAGGTTCCCACTTTAGCAGACTTCATAAACGGTAAGGCACAGGCTACCTCAGTAGGTGGTAGTTACTATATATGTATTGATCCCTCTAAATTCGGCCCTATTTCCGAAGTAAAGGCTAAGTCTGATCGTTTTGCGAAAGCTATACAGAATACTCCCCCGTTACCGGGCGGTAGAAACTGTCGTATGCCAGGTGGTACTGGTTGGAAGAAGTTAAATCAAAAGTCTGATGAAGTTGAAGTACTTGAAAGTCACTGGGTTCCATTTTTTGAAACCCAAGCCGGCCGACATGGTTGGAGTGAGGAAAGCTTGAAAAAGGAATGGGAAGCGCAGCGGGAATAA